The Chitiniphilus purpureus sequence CCATCATGTAGTGCTGCGCGTAGTGCGTGCTCCAGCTCTTGCCAGCCGACGGGAGAACTGGTGTTGGTTGAAGCGGTCGGCCAACTGCTATTTCCAAGCTGAAACAGCAGACTGTCCAACAGCTCGTCGTCGCCCACGTCATTTGCAGCTTGCTCAGCCAGCGTAAGCAATGCTTCACGCGTGGCACTGACCAGCTCCACCGGGACCGCAGCAAGGGGCTCAGCCAGCGCGATCACACGGTGCGGTTGAATGAAGTCGGCCAAGTCCTGTGCTGCCGCAACACCAGCGGTTAGCTCGACGCGGACAAGTACACCGCCAATTTGCAGGAACCGGGTCTTGGTAAGGCCTGGCTGACCATCCTGGTAAAGCACAACAGCCTCTGAGCCGACCAGGGCGTTCAGCACCAGTCCCAGGTCATCTAAGGCACCAGAGTCCCGCCATTGGTGGAGGATGTCTGCGCGCAGGCTGCTCCCCTCAAGCCCTAGGTGATACATCAACGTCGCCACGCGCTTGACAGAAATGACCTGCTCTTTGCCCCTTAGCCAAACGGACAGGTTTGCGGGACGGATGCCAGTGGCCATCCCCACAGAGCCCAGCGTATCGCCACGCAGGCGTATGAGTGCGGCTGCTATAGCACGCAGTTGTTCGGCCTGAAGTGTCGGCATATGGCACCTACATTGTTCTAACAGTAAATTACTATAACAGGGCGACCATCACCCAGCCAAGGCTTGGCATGTTGCGTTTACATTGTTATAGTAAATTATAGTTAGATGGAGAATGCCATGCACAGCCTGCGACGAAAGTACCGCCCTATGCGACGCCGAGAGTACCAAGAGGCAGTTGGAGAGCTGAAGCGACTTCACCCTTGGCTGGAGAAACAGGTGTTTCAGCCCGCCCCAGGTCATCTCGCCGTTGTCGCCGAGTTGATCGATCAATGCGAGCGGTTGATGCATCGCAGTGACTATCAGCGTCGTCCGCTGTTCTGTGTCACTGCTACCCGGGAGAAGCTAGCTGTTCGAGTCGAGGTCTCCGATGCCAGCATCCAGCGCGAGCGCGCCTTGCTCGACGTGGTGGAACAGGCTCGGCACGCCGCCCAGCAGTGCTGCCCTGTGTGCGGCGCTCCGGTTTTTGGTGGCGATGCCAATGCCCCCCAAGGCGCTCGGTGCGCCGCGCACGAGCAAGTGGTCGGACTGTTCGCAGAGGATATCAAGCGTTTCAAGAGGGCTGCGAAGGCCTTGGAGTCGGCGGATGCAGAGCGCGCGAGCAGCACTGCCGATAGCGATGCATCCACACGCACCGAAGCCGCCAAGAAAGACCTGCCCGACAGCCCCATTCCCGCACGCGACAGCAGCGGCACTTCGACTGACGACAAGCACGCGCCGTTGATCAGCTTTCTGGACGCTTCCGGCCTCAAGCAATTTGTTGACCGCCATCGCGCGAAGGCAGACGAAAAGTTCAAGCGTGCCCAGCAGATCGCGGAGCGCATCCGGGCGGCCGGCCATGAGCGGCGCACGCTCGGCATGCTGCCCGACGAGTGGGACGTTCTGATCGAAGAGTTCACCCAAGCTTTCCCGAACTTCAGCGAGCTGGCCGAGCTGCTGCACGACCACTTTGCCCTCAATGCGATGGGCGATGGCCGTGTTGCCTGGTCGCCGCTACTGCTTGTCGGGCCTGCGGGCATCGGCAAAACAGAAGCGGCCCGCTGGCTGGCGGAAAGGCTAGCCTTGCCCTTCCGTGTGTTCGACATGGCCAGCGCCCAATCCGGTTCGCCACTGGCTGGCTCAGAGGCCTTCTGGAGCAATTCCGAGCCGGGCCTCCTGTTCGAGCTGCTTGCCTACCAGCCAAAGGCCAACCCAGTCGTGGTCTTGGATGAACTGGACAAGACTGAGCAGGTGCGCCAGTACGACCCATTGGCGGCGCTGTACACCCTCCTTGAGCCCCGCAGCGCACGGTCCTTCACTGACCTCTCTATCCGTGATTTCGCCATCGATGCCAGCCACGTGAACTGGATTGCGACGGCAAACAGTGTGGAGGGCATCCCGAGCGCATTGCTGTCGCGGCTCACGGTGCTGCATGTCCATGCGCCTACACCTGATCAGGTCGCATGCATCGCTCAGAACATCTACGGACGGATGCGGGCAGAAGCCAGCTGGGGCTCTGCCTTCGTGCCCCGTCTCGACGCGGCAGTTTTGGCGAAGTTGAAGCATCTGCCGCCGCGAACTCTGGGCCTGGCATTGCGACGGGCGCTCGGACATGCCGCTCGGGATCAGCGTGATCACATCGAGCCCACCGACCTAAAGCTGCTTCCAGATGGCAGCAAGCCCGGTATCGGTTTCACCGCTGGAATGACTGTCCATCGGTAGCCCATGCATCCGTTATCGTAATTACGGTAACTACGATAACGGGAGTGTACCGATCATGTTCTGAGATGTGCCTGCCCGCACGTATGGCAAAACCACGTACTCTGCCACTGGCGCTTCGCGGTACTGTAGACCTTGGCCTGGGCACGCCAGCCCTTCATCAGCAGCCATCCCAACGCGATAACTCCCAAGCCGACTGCGGCTTGCTTCCAGTTGTAGCGCAGGCCCGCCATGCCTACGTACACGCACTCACGTGCCAACAATGGGCAAACCGTCATCGAAATGTAGATGATGATGCCGCCAATCCCATAGGCTCCAATGAACGGTAGCGGTGACGGCGGTGCGGGCGGGGCGCAATGCTGAGCCAGCGCAGTGGACTGGGAGCCCTGGCTGCTGCCTTGAACGAACTGCCCATCTGAGGTGACAGCCGTGTGCGTTGCGTGGAACTGCTGCGTGCCGCCCGCATGCACAACGGCCATTGCCTGGATGTGCGTGCTGCCGCAGCTCGGACATTGCATTGCCATGGTCAGTCCTCCGAACCTTCGGTGTTGACGGTACAGGTCAGCGTGGCTTCGCCGCCCTCCATGCCCGCCGACAACACGCCGATCTTGGTCAAACGACCATAGGTCTTGCCGTCCTTACCCAGCTTCAGCGAGGCTGATTTCGCAAGCTGCTGGACCGTGAGGCCGGGCAAGTAGCTGCGGTAGGTTTGCTCACCACCATCACGTGACACCGCTACCTTGCGGACGCTGAATCCATTGACCTTGACGGGCTCGGCGAGCATGACCGGCGTGACGCCTTGATCTGGATTCCATCCCGCCTGCTTGAGCATTGACTCAGCTAATTCAAATCGTGGACCGATGGCCGCGCAGCCCAACGCCTGTTCGAGCTGCGCCTTGGTCTTGGTGTCCACGGGCTGCGACGCTCCGTTGCTGGAGACCGAAGGCATGCTTGGCTTGATGGTCCTATTGGCGTCATACCCCACCAACCAAAGATTGGTCGGTGCGCCCGGCTGCCAGCCGGTGTCGAGCACCAGTTGCTGGATAAACCCCTGGAAGGCGAGCTGCTGCCGCTCGCTAATCGGCTGCCGGTCGGGGATGGCCAGCATGGGCGGCTTGGGGCCAACGGTGCGGACATTGCCGCTGTGCTCGACCGCCATCTGCTGCATGAAGAGGTGCAGGTTTGCGGCGTTGTTGACCGCGTACCCCACCGACTGTCCCCAGCACACAGAGAAGGCGGGCACAGCTTCGGACTTGGTCTTGCTCCTCCAAATGGTGGCGGTGCCGATCCAGCAGTCACTGCGGGACCAGTCCGTGACCGTGACTGCCACGCGGGGGAAGTGGGTCTTGGGCGTTCCGTCGTAGGAGTGCTTGCTGAAGACGCCTGCCAGGGCTGTTGCACGGATGCCAGGAGCGCCGGGCGGCGCGCTTTGGTCTGGCTTTGCTTGATTGGCAACGACGGCTGGGTGAGTCTCGGTAGTAGGAGGCGGTGCCACGTTACCTTGGCTGACCTTCGACACGCCACCCAAGGAGAGGTGAACCTTGGTCGAGCCGTCAACCTGCGGCTGTGTCGTGACACAGCCGGTCACGGTCATCACAACGGCCAGCCCGGCCAGCATCCGAATGCAGAGTCCACTCATCCATCAGCTCCCTTTGATCCCAAGTTGAGCTGATTATGAAGACTATATTCGACATTGTCGAATATAATCCGTGGATTAAAGGTCTCATGACGCCCATGCTCGGCGTTGATGGGACGAAACTACGAGCAAATGCGTCAGGACTTGGCGCGCAACACGAAAGACTTCCGGGGCAAGCGTGGCTTGTCGCAGGAGGCGCTCGCCCTGAGCGCGGATGTGGATCGCACTTACGTGAGTCAGATCGAGCGCGCTGTGGGCAACCCGTCCCTGCTGGTCCTGTGCAAACTGGGCGCGATCCTGGAGACCGACGTGCTCGATCTCTTGGCGGAGCAGACCAAGTGAACACGGGTGAGGCCACCCACTTGGGGATGCCCGAAAAAAATGTATACGGAGGTGACTACAGAATGAGCCGAACTGCACTGAGTCCCAGCAGAAATGGCACTTCTGAGGCCATCTTCCGCTTTAACGTCTGAGGCAATCCCGGTTTCACCGGCAACAGCCTGCAGTCAGGGCGCTGGTTGTCACCCATGACAAGGCATGCCTGCCCAGTGCCATGGGCGACAAGGACCGTCTCGCAGGTTTGACGGGCTGCGGCCGAGCCGCGCTGGCCGGCATCAGGGCATGCGCTGCGCTGGCGCGATATTGCCGTGGTGCCGGGGGCGGACCGGCCGCGTTCAGCCGTGCCGCGGCTTCATTGTATTTCGCGTAGAAACCGCTCCAGCACCTGACGGCTTTGCATCAGCCGCTCGGTCTTCTGATCGACCTGGGAAATCTGCTCGATCAGCGTGGCACGCAGCTCATCGCATGGTTCCAGGAGATGACCTTCGCCGCGGATGCAGGGCAGAAACTGCTTGATCGTGGCCAGCGTCATGCCGGCGGCGCCCAGCAGCTTGATCCTCTCGACCGTCTGCACCTCGAGCAGCCCATATTCCCTGAACCCATTCGGGGTGCGGTGCGGTTGCAGCAGTCCTTCCGCTTCGTAGTAACGAAGCATGCGGATACTCACATCGCAGCGTCTGGACAGTTCGCCGATCTTCATAGTGGGCTTGACTCTAACAGTGCTGTCAGATTCTACACTGCGTGCTCCCGATCGACAGCCGAGGAGCCGCCATCATGTCACCCCATCCCGCAACGTACCCGATCCTGCTCAATGGCGGGCCTGTAGGCACGGCCGACCTAGCGCCGCTTGCATTCTCTGGATTCGCGCATTTCACTGCAATGCAGGTCCGTCAGCGCAGGGTGAAGGGACTGGACCTGCATCTGACGCGCCTGAGCAACGCCTCGATCGAACTGTTCGGTCGGGCTCCTTCTGACGAGACGGTGATGCGCAGTCTCTGGCGCGCGATCGAAGATGGGCCGCCCAACCAGTCGCTTACCGTGACGGCCTTCCCGCCCGAGGGTGAGTTCACGGTGGGAAGCAGGGAGGTCGAGCCTGGCCTGCTGGTTCGTACCGGCCCGCCGTCCAATGGTCCCAAGGGCCCGCTGCGGCTGGGCGTCGTCGAGCATGAGCGGCACTATCCGACGATCAAGCACGTGGGCGAAGGCGCAAAGACCTATTACCTGCGCAAGGCCGTGGAGCAGGGTTTCGATGATGCTGCGTTCGTTGACCGGCAAGGCCGGTTGAGTGAGGCGACCATCTGGAATCTTGCCTTTTGGGATGGCCACGCCGTCGTCTGGCCACGTGCGCAGATGCTGCCCGGAACCATGATGCGCATGATCCAGCGCCAGTTGGATGGGCTCGGTATCGCGCAGCGGCATGAGGATGTCGGTGTTGCCGATGTGGCAGGGTTCGAGGGCGCGGTCGTCATGAACTCATGGACGCCCGGAGTCGCGGTCACGGCGATCGGCCCGGCCGGCATTCCGCAGGCTCCGGCTTTTATGGACTTGCTGCACGCCGCTTTCGAGGCTGAACCGGCATGGGGGGCGGCGGACGCGAGACGCGCCGTCCGCTGACCCCGTTGCCGGCGGCCTATGCATGCCGCGGCAGGGCTCCGCTGCGCGCGGGGTTCCTGCCATGCGCGGGCCGTCGGGTCGCAATGCCCGTCGCCGCCGGGTCGACCCTGGGGCGGCCGGATGCGTCGGGCCCCCGCGCCGTACGACCGGCATCGGGTTCAGGATGATGCGAAGCGCCGCCGCAACCAGCGCGTGATCGGTCCCAGCACCGGCAGCTGTTGCCACAGCTCCTCGGCCGCGTCCCAGTAGTCGCGGTGCTCGACGACGAGACCTTCCGTATCGAACACGAAGCGCGTGGTGCCGTGCACGGTATGACGCCTGCCCTTGAGTCCGAACTCGAAGTCCCAGGTGACGAAGGCCTGATGCGTGTCCGCGAGCCGCTCGCGCACCAGGAAGCGTGGCGCCTGCGTGGTGGCGAACATGTGTGCGAACACCGCGGTGATTGCGGCATGGCCACGCACGTCGTTGAACGGATCCTTGAAGCGCGCATCGGCGGCGTAGAACAGCGGCAGCTCGGCCAGCGTTTCGGGACACAGGCTTTCGTACCAGGCGATCAGCAGGTCGAGTCGGCTCATTGCAGTTTCAGTGCCCGGTTCAGGAGTGCAAAGCGCACACGATACGGCAGCAGGCTGAACGCACGCAGCAGGCGGGTGAAACGGCGCGGGAAATCGATTTCGAAGCGGCCGCGGGCCAGGCCCGCCATGATGGCCTCGGCCGCCTGCTCCGGCGTCAGCAGTGCCGGCATGGCGAAGCGGTTCTTGGCGGTGAGGCGCGTCTTCACGAAGCCCGGATTGATCAGATACACGCCGAGCCCGCGTGGATGCAGGTCGGCATACAGCAGCTCGGCAAGGTTGATCAGTGCCGCCTTGCTCGGGCCGTACACGGTGGCGCCCGGCAGGCCGAGGTAGCCAGCGACGCTGGCGATGATGGCAATGCCCCCCGATCCTTGCAGCAGCAACGGCGGCAGTACCGCCTCAAGCCCGTAGTAGACGCTGTTGAGATTGGTCGCCAGCGTCTGGCGGGCCTGGTCGGCCACCACCTCCCAGGCGCGCTCCGGCCGGTACACGGCCGCGCAGAACACCACCAGATCAAACCCGCCCCATTGGGCCTGCAGGCTGCTGCAGGCGTCGCTCCAGGCCTGCGGCACCGTGGCGTCGAACGGCAACAGCAGCGCCTGTCCCAGCGCGACCTGCTCCAGCCGTGCCGCGTCGCGTGCCGTCACCGCCACCCGCGCACCGGCGGCAAGCAGGCGCTGCGCCAATGCAGCACCGATGCCGCTCGACGCCCCGATCAGCCAGACCCGCTTGCCGTGCCAGTCCTGCCAGCACGGATTCATGGCGCCGGGCATCATGGCTGCCGCTTGCGGAAGAACAGCGTCACTTCGCCGACGTCGAAGCCGAACTTGCTCATGCTGGCGCGGTTGATCAGCGTGTGCTCGTCCACCAGGAACATCCAGTCGTCGAGCTGGACCTCGTACACCTTGCCATCGACCGGCAGCTTCAGCGTATAGCGCCAGTTCAGCGCATTGCCGGCCAGTTCGCCCCGCGCCTGGCCGACCACATCGCCGGCGGTGCCGCGCCAGCGCCCGTCTGCGTCCTGGGTCAGTGTCCATACGCGGCGATCGGTGTTGCCATCGCTGTAGCGGAAACGTTCGTCGAGGATGAATCGATCGCCGTCGCGGCGGCCGGTGATCTGGACGGTGAACCGCTTGACCACTTCGCCGTTGCGCTTCTGGAACATGCCCCAGGCGTCGACGGTGCCGGCGAAGTAGGCCACGAGATCGAGCTTCGGTTGCTCGGCCGCATATCGCGTCACCGACGGGGCGCTGCAGGCAACCGCAAACGGTAGCGCCATCAGACTGAACAGCTTGCGCATCATGGTGTTTCCTCCTTGATCAGACGCCCGAGCAGCCACCAGGCCAGCAGCTTGAAACCGCAGGGCAACAATGCATAGGCAACGGCCAGTTCGATCCCCGCCGGACGCCCCGGCTGGTAACCAAGCCCCGCCAGCAATGGCAAGGCCAGCCCCGACAGCGCCAGCGCCAGCTTGCCGGTGAGGCTGAACACGCCGTAGTAGCCGGCCGGCTGCTCGTCGGCAGGGATGCGTTCGGCGAGCAGTACCGGTGGCAACGCCAGGTCCGCGCCCAGCGCCAGGCCGGACAGCACACACACGGCCAGATAGGGCGCGACATCACCTGGCCCCAGCAGCGCGGCGCCGATGAAGGCCAGCACCGTTAGCCCCATCCCGAGCTGCCATGCGCGCGCCGCGCCCCGGCGGGCGGCGATGCGTGTCCACAACGGCAGGCCGGCGGCGCCGGCCAGGAAATAGGCGCCAAGGAACAGCCCGGCGTGCTGCGCCGCGCCGATGCGATCGTTGATGAAGAACAGCGCCAGCGTCGCCGGGATGGCCACCGCGACGGCGTTGGCGAAATAAGGCGCAAGCAGGCGCACGAAGCGCGGCTGGCGCAGGGCGGCGCGCCAGTCCGGTTGCACTGCGGACAAGGCATTGCGCCACGGCGGCGCGAGGCGCAACAGCGCCAGCACGCCGAGCGCCAGCAGCACGGCGTACAGCGCGGCGAACGGCGCCATGCCCGCCGGGCGCGCCAGCAACCACACCGGCAGCGTGCTGGCCAGCACCACGCCGACGAGGCCCGCCCCTTCGCGCCAGACGGCGGCGCGGGTCAGCGTGGCCTCGTCGTCGGCCAGCCGCGCGCCCCAGGCGAGGTAGGCGATACTGAGCGCGCTGTGCGCGGTGTAGACCGCCACCAGCATCGCACCGAACCAGGTGGCGAGCAGCCACGGCGCAGCGCCGGCCGGTCCGGCTGCGGCCACGAAGGCTGCCGGTGGCAGCCACATGCCGGCGAAGGACAGCGCCAGGCAGATCGCGGCCAGCAGCATCCACCCCGCCAGCCGTCCGCGCCGGGCCAGCCGGTCGATGACGCGGCCGAGCCACGGGTCCTGCACGGTATCGACCAGGCGTGCGCCGAACAGCACCATGCCAGTCAGCGCCAGTGACAAGCCCAGCCGGTCGGCGTAGTAGGCCGGTGCCTGCACATAGATCGGCAGCGCCGCCATGGCGAGTGGGAGGCCGAGCAAGCCGTAGCAGAGGTGGTGGCGCGCCCTCATGGCGCGCTCCCCAGCAGCTGAGCGCGCAGTGCCTGATCGCGGGTGTCCGGCGCGAGCCAGATGGCGAAGAAGGCACGGGCGAACTCGGGATCGGCGATGTCGGCGGTCAGCCGCTCCCCGGCATAGAAACGGGCGCCGACACCGGGCTGGAACACGCCGACGATGCGGTCACCGGCCTGGACGTCGACGAAGGCCTGCAGCATGCGCGCACGCCAGCCTTCGAGCCGCGCTTCGCTGTAGCGCCCGCCGAACAGCCGGCGGATCTCGTCGATGCTGGTCGCGGCCAGCCGCTCGCGACTGATGCTGCGGTGATAATCGAGCTGCAGCGCGAACGGCGCTTCGCTGGAAAACGGATCGCTGCCACTCCACAGCCGCGCCGTATAGATGCGCAGCCCCAGCCAGCGCAACTGCCCCTCGCCCACCACGCGGGCGCCGACCACGTCGTTGCGCCAGCCCGCCCATGCCGGCAAGGCGCAGAGCAGCAGCATGGCGAGCAGCAGTGCCCTCATCTCACGGCTCCCGCCGCAGCAGGAACTGCGCCACGTCGGTGCGGCCTTCATCGAACCCGGCTTCGCAGTAGCACAGATACAGCTGCCAGGTGCGCATGAACACTTCGTCAAAGCCTTGCGCGACGATCGCATCACGCTCGCGCTCGAAGGCTGCGCGCCAGCGCCGCAATGTCTCGGCGTAGTCAGGGCCGAAGCGGAATGCCTCCACGGTGGTGAGACCGCGCCGCGCCGCGGTGGCGCTGAAGCGCTCGATGCTTGGCAGCATGCCACCCGGAAAGATGAACTCGCGGATGAAGTCGCTGCCGGCACGGTAGCGGGCGAAATGCGTTTCGGCGATGGTGATCGACTGGATCAGCGCGCATCCACCGGCACGCAGCCGGTCACGCACGCCGGCGAAATAGCGTGGCCAATAGCGCTCACCGACCGCCTCGAACATCTCGATCGACACCACCGCGTCGTACTCGCCGGTGAGATCGCGGTAGTCCAGCAGTTCCAAATCAACCAGGTGCTGCAACCCGGCCGCCGCGATGCGGCGCTGCGCCAGCGCCAGCTGTGCCGGCGAGATGGTGATGCCGTGCACGGCGATGCCCTGTCGCGCCGCATGCTCGGCAAAGCCGCCCCAGCCACAGCCGATCTCGAGCACCCGCATGCCGGGTTGCAGGCCGAGCACGTCGACGATGCGCTGGTACTTGGCCGCCTGGGCGGCCTCCAGATCCCGATCGTGGTCGCCTTCGAACAACGCTGCGGAATAGCTCCAGGTGGCATCCAGCCAGCATGCGTAGAAGGGATTGCCGATGTCGTAGTGCGCATGGATGTTGCGGCGGCTGCCCGAGCGGGTATTGGCGCGCAGCCGGTGCCGCAGCCCGTACCACAGCCAAGCCAGCACGCTGCCCGAGAGCGCGGGCGCCAGTTCCCTCTCGTTGCGGATCGCCAGACGCAGCAGCGCCGTGAAGTCGGGACTGTCTACCCAGCCATTGCGCACGGCGTCGGCGAAGCCGATGTCGCCCCCCGAAAGGATGGCATCGCACGCGCGCCAATCCTTCAGCTGCAGCTCGGCGCCCAGGCCCCCTGCCACGCCGAAACCCAGGCGCTCGCCCAGCGGGGTGATCACATGCAGATGGCCGATCGCCATACGGCTGAGCAGCGACAGGAACACGCGTCCGGCGACTGGGACGGTGGCAGGCGGCAACGACAGCGCATCGCTCTGGTTCATGATCCGGTTTCCTCGGGTTGGGACAGGCCCGCCGCAGGCGGCAGCGGTTTGCGATGGATGGGGACGCGCTTGAACCACAGCTTGAGTGCCTGCCAGTGGATGCGTGCGATCACCGCCGCGGTGAACAGCGGATAGCCGAGCAGCGCCTGCACCGCGTGGGACGCGGTCAGCGGCACCAGCCGGCCGCCGATCGCGGTCTTGAGTACCAGGCCGGCGCTGTCGTGGTAGTCGATGCCGACAAAGCACGTCGTGGCCATGTCGCGGAAGCGGAAGCGATAGACGCCTTCCACGCTGAAGAATGGCGAGACGTGCAGGACCTTGCGGCTGTGCAGCACCGTTTCCGCTGTGATGGGGCTGCCGTCGGCGGCGGCCAACAGGTAGCGATGGGTTTCGCCGAAGGTGTTGTTGACCTCGGCCAGCACCGCAAGCAACGCGCCGGCGCGGTCGTGGCAGTACCAGAAGCTGACCGGGTTGAACACGTAGCCGAGCACGCGCGGGAAGGTCTGCAGCGCGATCCGGCCGTCGGCGGCGATGCCGGCGGCGCGGAGCACGCTGCGCATCCAGCCGGCAAGATCACTGCCGTCACGCGGGCCGTAGTCGCTGGTATGCACGGCGAGCGGACGCCAGCAATCGACGCCGAACCAGCGGTTGCCGGCCTCATCGAGGCGATCCAGATCCAGCCGCACGCAAAAGGCGCGGTAGACAAAGCGGTTGCTTACCGGGCGCAGGCGCTGGTGCATCACTTGGCCGAACAGCAGATGGGCCGCTTGCATTGCTAGCTCCTGGCCCACGCAGGCGCGACGCCGAAGCCGGCTGCCACCCGCAAGGCCGACTTGAGGCCATCCTCGTGAAAGCCGTAGCCGGTCCAGGCGCCGGCAAACCAGGTGTGCCGTTGTCCCTGGATGCGTGACAGCCGTTGCTGGGCCGCGATCGCCGCATGGTCGAACACCGGGTGGGCATAGTCGAAACGCTCCAGTACCGTGGCCGGGTCGGGCTCGTTGAACGGATTGAGCGTGACGATGACCGGCTCGCGAAAAGGCAGGCGCTGCAGCTGGTTGAGCAGGTAGCTGACGCAGACCGGCCGCTCGCCGTCCACCTGGGTGCCGCCGAGATAGTTCCATGCCGACCACGCCTTTTCGCGGCGCGGCAGCAGCCGGGTGTCGGTATGCAACCAGGCGGTGTTCGGCTGGTACCGCACCGTGCCGAGCACCCGGTGCTCGTCGTCGCTGGCGTCGCACAGCATGGCAAGGGTATCGGGCGCGTGGGTGGCGAACACCACGGCGTCGAAATGCTCGGTCACACCGCCGTGGCTGACACGCACGCCGGTTTCGTCGCGCTCGACCCCATCGACCGGCGTGGCCACGCGCACGTCCGGCAGCACCGCCGCGATGCGTCGCACATACTCCCGCCCGCCGCCGAGCACGCTGCGCCATTGCGGCCGGTTGTTCACCTGCAACAGCCCATGGTTGATGCAGAAGCGCAGAAAGGTCGCGGCCGGAAAGTCGAGGATGTCGCGCGGAGCGCTTGACCAGATGGCCGCAGCCATCGGCAGCAGATAGCAATCCCGGAAAGCCGGGCCGTAACGGCCGCGTTCCAG is a genomic window containing:
- a CDS encoding AAA family ATPase, with amino-acid sequence MFQPAPGHLAVVAELIDQCERLMHRSDYQRRPLFCVTATREKLAVRVEVSDASIQRERALLDVVEQARHAAQQCCPVCGAPVFGGDANAPQGARCAAHEQVVGLFAEDIKRFKRAAKALESADAERASSTADSDASTRTEAAKKDLPDSPIPARDSSGTSTDDKHAPLISFLDASGLKQFVDRHRAKADEKFKRAQQIAERIRAAGHERRTLGMLPDEWDVLIEEFTQAFPNFSELAELLHDHFALNAMGDGRVAWSPLLLVGPAGIGKTEAARWLAERLALPFRVFDMASAQSGSPLAGSEAFWSNSEPGLLFELLAYQPKANPVVVLDELDKTEQVRQYDPLAALYTLLEPRSARSFTDLSIRDFAIDASHVNWIATANSVEGIPSALLSRLTVLHVHAPTPDQVACIAQNIYGRMRAEASWGSAFVPRLDAAVLAKLKHLPPRTLGLALRRALGHAARDQRDHIEPTDLKLLPDGSKPGIGFTAGMTVHR
- a CDS encoding SAM-dependent methyltransferase, with product MNQSDALSLPPATVPVAGRVFLSLLSRMAIGHLHVITPLGERLGFGVAGGLGAELQLKDWRACDAILSGGDIGFADAVRNGWVDSPDFTALLRLAIRNERELAPALSGSVLAWLWYGLRHRLRANTRSGSRRNIHAHYDIGNPFYACWLDATWSYSAALFEGDHDRDLEAAQAAKYQRIVDVLGLQPGMRVLEIGCGWGGFAEHAARQGIAVHGITISPAQLALAQRRIAAAGLQHLVDLELLDYRDLTGEYDAVVSIEMFEAVGERYWPRYFAGVRDRLRAGGCALIQSITIAETHFARYRAGSDFIREFIFPGGMLPSIERFSATAARRGLTTVEAFRFGPDYAETLRRWRAAFERERDAIVAQGFDEVFMRTWQLYLCYCEAGFDEGRTDVAQFLLRREP
- a CDS encoding chalcone isomerase family protein: MRALLLAMLLLCALPAWAGWRNDVVGARVVGEGQLRWLGLRIYTARLWSGSDPFSSEAPFALQLDYHRSISRERLAATSIDEIRRLFGGRYSEARLEGWRARMLQAFVDVQAGDRIVGVFQPGVGARFYAGERLTADIADPEFARAFFAIWLAPDTRDQALRAQLLGSAP
- a CDS encoding MFS transporter; translation: MRARHHLCYGLLGLPLAMAALPIYVQAPAYYADRLGLSLALTGMVLFGARLVDTVQDPWLGRVIDRLARRGRLAGWMLLAAICLALSFAGMWLPPAAFVAAAGPAGAAPWLLATWFGAMLVAVYTAHSALSIAYLAWGARLADDEATLTRAAVWREGAGLVGVVLASTLPVWLLARPAGMAPFAALYAVLLALGVLALLRLAPPWRNALSAVQPDWRAALRQPRFVRLLAPYFANAVAVAIPATLALFFINDRIGAAQHAGLFLGAYFLAGAAGLPLWTRIAARRGAARAWQLGMGLTVLAFIGAALLGPGDVAPYLAVCVLSGLALGADLALPPVLLAERIPADEQPAGYYGVFSLTGKLALALSGLALPLLAGLGYQPGRPAGIELAVAYALLPCGFKLLAWWLLGRLIKEETP
- a CDS encoding DUF1365 domain-containing protein — its product is MQAAHLLFGQVMHQRLRPVSNRFVYRAFCVRLDLDRLDEAGNRWFGVDCWRPLAVHTSDYGPRDGSDLAGWMRSVLRAAGIAADGRIALQTFPRVLGYVFNPVSFWYCHDRAGALLAVLAEVNNTFGETHRYLLAAADGSPITAETVLHSRKVLHVSPFFSVEGVYRFRFRDMATTCFVGIDYHDSAGLVLKTAIGGRLVPLTASHAVQALLGYPLFTAAVIARIHWQALKLWFKRVPIHRKPLPPAAGLSQPEETGS
- a CDS encoding SDR family NAD(P)-dependent oxidoreductase, producing the protein MNPCWQDWHGKRVWLIGASSGIGAALAQRLLAAGARVAVTARDAARLEQVALGQALLLPFDATVPQAWSDACSSLQAQWGGFDLVVFCAAVYRPERAWEVVADQARQTLATNLNSVYYGLEAVLPPLLLQGSGGIAIIASVAGYLGLPGATVYGPSKAALINLAELLYADLHPRGLGVYLINPGFVKTRLTAKNRFAMPALLTPEQAAEAIMAGLARGRFEIDFPRRFTRLLRAFSLLPYRVRFALLNRALKLQ
- a CDS encoding DUF3833 domain-containing protein, with protein sequence MMRKLFSLMALPFAVACSAPSVTRYAAEQPKLDLVAYFAGTVDAWGMFQKRNGEVVKRFTVQITGRRDGDRFILDERFRYSDGNTDRRVWTLTQDADGRWRGTAGDVVGQARGELAGNALNWRYTLKLPVDGKVYEVQLDDWMFLVDEHTLINRASMSKFGFDVGEVTLFFRKRQP
- a CDS encoding aminotransferase class IV family protein, giving the protein MSPHPATYPILLNGGPVGTADLAPLAFSGFAHFTAMQVRQRRVKGLDLHLTRLSNASIELFGRAPSDETVMRSLWRAIEDGPPNQSLTVTAFPPEGEFTVGSREVEPGLLVRTGPPSNGPKGPLRLGVVEHERHYPTIKHVGEGAKTYYLRKAVEQGFDDAAFVDRQGRLSEATIWNLAFWDGHAVVWPRAQMLPGTMMRMIQRQLDGLGIAQRHEDVGVADVAGFEGAVVMNSWTPGVAVTAIGPAGIPQAPAFMDLLHAAFEAEPAWGAADARRAVR
- a CDS encoding helix-turn-helix transcriptional regulator — encoded protein: MRQDLARNTKDFRGKRGLSQEALALSADVDRTYVSQIERAVGNPSLLVLCKLGAILETDVLDLLAEQTK
- a CDS encoding nuclear transport factor 2 family protein, encoding MSRLDLLIAWYESLCPETLAELPLFYAADARFKDPFNDVRGHAAITAVFAHMFATTQAPRFLVRERLADTHQAFVTWDFEFGLKGRRHTVHGTTRFVFDTEGLVVEHRDYWDAAEELWQQLPVLGPITRWLRRRFASS
- a CDS encoding MerR family transcriptional regulator, which produces MKIGELSRRCDVSIRMLRYYEAEGLLQPHRTPNGFREYGLLEVQTVERIKLLGAAGMTLATIKQFLPCIRGEGHLLEPCDELRATLIEQISQVDQKTERLMQSRQVLERFLREIQ